A DNA window from Sphaeramia orbicularis chromosome 22, fSphaOr1.1, whole genome shotgun sequence contains the following coding sequences:
- the tmem260 gene encoding transmembrane protein 260 isoform X3 has protein sequence MSGLLGAAASGALCITVCRLAGPGPGAVLAGGLFAVSRLSWQWSMVAEVFTLNNLFVGLLFYLTASFHCAENATQRSKIAHLGAVCCGLGLCNQHTLVLYVLVLIPWVLHRLYSQKELSLRGVVSLGVCFLTGFLPYIYLPISSYINTARWSWGDQTTLSGLLTHLLRAEYGTFSLAKTEGSVDFTTMLRAQLDHCLADLSLPVLVLAGTGLLLSSQDRICRSVSLLFTVMLMIYSLFFAWRANLDISRPLLLGVVERFWLQSDAAVCVLAGLGLSHTHNALERRLGYGGLWKTTGWVLTMALLAHTVHTNHRECDQSRNSVVERFGRELLASVSKDSIILTRGDLPGNSLRYLHYCEAVRPDVRLVDQEMMTYPWYVARLGHHHPGVHFPGRWWDPVNTKEKDTFSLEQFLSHNTESDVFACIGLSDGDPSWEGSFSRWPLGVCDYIVPVQRQFHPEKWAQRTRSIYSWSEAHNSFHPASWERVANEEMWQARMKTAFFLFDLAERMQGEGKARLFELSYTLYKELVEAHTDYPPNWDKNLALACERLLRSGQRGHSPDSLLTCSTEHFSLYLKREPTDPQAPAIRSAITHLLRERARLRQSLRQTP, from the exons GTTAGCAGGTCCTGGCCCTGGAGCAGTCCTGGCTGGAGGTCTGTTCGCTGTGTCCAGACTGAGCTGGCAGTGGTCCATGGTGGCAGAAGTCTTCACCCTCAACAACCTCTTTGTCGGTTTGCTCTTCTACTTGACTGCCAGCTTTCACTGTGCTGAAAATGCCACCCAGAGAAGCAAG ATTGCACATCTAGGGGCTGTTTGCTGTGGTTTGGGTCTCTGTAACCAGCACACCTTAGTGCTATATGTTCTAGTCCTCATTCCCTGGGTACTACACCGTCTGTACTCTCAGAAG GAGCTATCTTTGCGCGGCGTTGTGTCTTTGGGAGTGTGTTTTCTCACTGGCTTTCTGCCATACATCTACCTGCCCATATCCTCCTACATCAACACGGCTCGCTGGAGCTGGGGAGACCAGACCACTCTGTCTGGCCTGCTAACCCACCTGCTGAGAGCTGAATATGGCACTTTCAGTCTG gcaaagaCAGAAGGCTCTGTTGACTTTACCACTATGCTTCG AGCCCAGTTGGACCACTGCCTGGCAGACCTTTCACTTCCTGTGCTGGTTCTGGCAGGAACAGGCCTGCTCCTCTCCTCACAGGATAG GATATGTCGCTCAGTGTCCTTGCTGTTTACTGTCATGCTGATGATTTACTCGCTGTTTTTTGCTTGGAGAGCCAACTTGGATATCAGCAGACCCCTACTGCTTGGAGTG GTGGAGCGTTTCTGGCTACAGAGTGATGCTGCAGTGTGTGTGCTGGCAGGCCTCGGTTTGAGTCACACACACAATGCTTTGGAGAGGAGGCTGGGCTATGGGGGGTTGTGGAAGACCACAGGCTGGGTCCTCACCATGGCTCTGCTGGCACATACAGTGCACACCAATCACAG AGAGTGTGATCAGAGCAGAAACAGTGTGGTGGAGAGGTTCGGCCGGGAGCTCCTTGCCTCTGTTTCAAAAGACTCCATCATCCTGACCAGAGGAGATCTCCCTGGAAACTCGCTCCGCTACCTACACTACTGTGAGGCTGTACGGCCTGATGTACGCCTAGTTGACCAGGAG ATGATGACATACCCTTGGTATGTGGCCAGGTTGGGGCATCATCACCCTGGGGTCCACTTTCCAGGCCGCTGGTGGGATCCGGTCAACACTAAGGAAAAAGACACCTTCAGTCTGGAGCAGTTTCTGTCCCACAACACAGA GAGTGATGTGTTTGCCTGCATTGGGCTATCTGATGGAGATCCAAGCTGGGAGGGCAGCTTCTCTCGCTGGCCTCTGGGTGTATGTGACTACATAGTGCCTGTTCAGAGACAGTTTCACCCTGAAAAGTGGGCTCAACGCACCCGCAGCATCTACAGCTGGAGTGAAGCTCACAACag TTTCCATCCTGCGTCGTGGGAGCGTGTCGCTAATGAGGAGATGTGGCAAGCCAG GATGAAGACGGCTTTCTTTCTGTTTGACCTGGCAGAAAGGATGCAGGGAGAGGGGAAAGCTCGCCTCTTTGAGCTGTCTTACACT CTGTATAAGGAGTTAGTGGAGGCCCACACAGACTACCCTCCAAACTGGGACAAGAACTTGGCACTAGCCTGTGAGAGGCTGCTCCGCTCGGGTCAGCGGGGGCACAGTCCAGACAGCCTGCTGACCTGCAGCACAGAGCACTTCAGTCTTTACTTAAAGAGAGAACCCACAGACCCCCAAGCCCCTGCCATACGCTCTGCCATCACTCACCTGCTCAGAGAGAGAGCCAGACTCCGCCAGAGCCTGAGGCAGACCCCATGA